The genomic DNA TTTTCGCTACCACTTTCATAACTGCTGATACTTTCACTACTTTGTTCGTTGTACTTTTCAGGATTCTGcaaaaaaatagaataaaaagagatatataaaaaaaaaaaaaatatatatatataaatatatatatatatatatatatatatataaatatttttatatatatatatttatttatatttatttatccatTGAAACTCATTGGTGTGTTACCATTAATATGTCCGGATTTTGGATTATCATTTGCATGCATTTATTGGCTAGCGATATGCATTCTGTAAATATAGCATTGGGAGTTTTGGATCTAAAAAATGTTGGGGCAAATATTTTACTAAGTGTTAGTATggtcatattattttcactAGCATGTTCAGAAAtggttttaaaaaaatgtaaaagacATAAAACACATTGTTTAATTCCTTGAGTTAATTTTTGatataattttgataaattcaatttaataattttatctgATGCTGAAGtactttttaaataatgtaaTCTTGAAAAAGCATCTTTTCCTAATAATCCATGTTTTTGTGTATTTAGAAATAGTTTGAATGAACAAACAAGAGAAgggatattattaaaatcagTTGTTGGTTCTCCATATTCTATATCTCCAATAATACCATATAATGTTGCAGCATCTGCttgtaaattaaataaatcttTTGTATTAATTATTTCTGGTTTTGTCAAATGTGTTAAGAAATCTATAAGAATTGATGGTATATGTTTaaattgtaaatattttttaccaAATCTTTGACATAATATTTCTAAGTCAGCTCCAAATGGAGATATTGGTTGACCACCTAACATAACTTCTTCATTTCTTTGAActatatatggaaaatattttaaatattttgatgcttttatattcaattttaaaaataaatcttctaacttttctatatattcaaCCTTCTTCCAAAATTTAGGTGATATAAATGGAGTTACAATGGTCAAAAGAGTTTTTGATAAAAAACCACTATGAaccaaatataaattttttaaattctttttgTATTTCCTGGGTAATGTATCATACcctaaaaagaaaaggaacaaataaataaataaataaatatatatatatatatatatatatatatatatgtatgtgttgTGTTTAAAATGtgaaaagtaaaaaatatatataatatatataatatataatatatattatataatatatatatatttttttttttttttttttttttttttttttttttttttgatttaattttttacattGTTTGGCATAGGCATATACAGCATCTGTTAACCAATTTGTATGTGTCTCacataatattaaaacataatTTTCTTTGACAATAGGATCTAATGTCAATATGGCATATCTCCTACaaatattaacaataataataaaatatataacatatatataatatatataatatatatacatatgataatatataaatttacaaAGTTTTTTCAGGATCTGCTCCAGAAGCTACTATAAAACAGGGAATCAGAAGAACAATATGTGATCCATAACCATCTTTTCCTATTACTTTTAATAAATCGGTCTTATATAAACTtttagagaaaaaaaaaaaaaaaataaaataatatatatatatatatataatatatgaatatttttatgtaagtttattttatatttcccacttgaaaaaaaaaaaaaaaaaaaaaaaaagacatatgatatacatatataatataatatattttcatataattttattactcGTCAAAATTTTCAGTATATgatctttttaataatttttcatattcagCTAACACCTCTTGAGGAACCTCAGCATCTGAGTCCAGCATTTTGCATAaccaaatataaaaaatatataaagtatatatatatatatatatatatttatttatttaataatgttattttattgatatacaacttttatcattaatccataaataataaaaaatatatttttaaatgttttattttattttttttttttttatttaatattttctcataatttttatttttttctgatcagacaatttataatttgtatTGTTTTTATCACATggcattaatatatatatatatgtaatatttattcatttatttattttttcttttaagaaaaatatttacttaccatgtataaaatatatacacataaataaatatatacatatgtgttatatatatattttatatttcacttgattttttttttttttttcacacattgtacttttttataatttgagataatataactataatatatacatttataaaatataaaaataacccttttcatacatatttttaaagatataataaaaatatatatatatataagaatttttatattaaaaaaaaaaaaaaaaaatacatatatacatatatacatttataataataatatatatatatatatatatatatatatgtataatttttaagtGATCATAAAAGTTGTTATCATAACCAAACATTCCTTATATTATTAAGCATCActaaacatttttattaaaatatatatatatatatataccttaaAGTGTCTATAACGTTTAAACAATGAAAAccgatataaaaaaatataaatatatatacattttttttatattcaagaaaataatgggacctttatttttaaacacatattatatgtatatatatatatatatatatatatatatatatgggaGAATTTTTAgttaatatgttatattttttttattatctctaatatatatatatatatatatatttatttatttatatatattacataatattgTTGATACACCTGCACGATTGCACACAAATATGTTttgaagaattttttttttttttcctttctcAACAAAATGTTatgttattcatattaaataaattatcatgtaaatataatacaattatataacatataattattctaaataatatttttcactGGATGTtagtatatttaaaatatttacaaaattgtaaatatatatatatatatatatatatatgtatatatgaatatctATACTTTTATACttattgtatatatgatattctcatctatatttatattagtttccaatattttctttttattataaaaaaatgtaatttaCAATAAGAATTTCATAAAATTACTTTTTCTTCtcctatataatattgttctatacatataaatataaaaatataatattccaTCCTCAATACAACAACCATtatatcatacatatataatatgtatgtgGTCAGAAAAATAGGTTtatgaatttttatataaagttaataaattaaaaaaaaaaaaaaaaaaaaaaaaagaaaattgttaaataatattttatgtacaATTTTTTTGCTCAACTATAAATGTtcaagaattatatatatatatatatatatgtatatatatatttatttatatatacatatatatatgtatatatattcatataggCAGATGGTGCATCTATTTATAAGCAAcggtatttataaaaatacaactgcataaattttattaagaaaaaataaaaataaataaattaatatatataattaaaataaatgtaaaattttaaattaatatttttttaatacaataTATGGGATATAGGTTAATTCTAATAAgaattatgtaaataaataaatataatatatatatataatatatacatatttatatttgtagaATGTTTCAAAATTAGAAATTCATTTTACACACAATTCAAAAGAATGTAGATtcaaaaaaacatatataatttttctatcatattatatataatttcatctattctttttctttaaatattcctttctatatttattaattacaTGTCTTCgtatacattatatttatcctATAGAcattatatacacatatatataatattatcactcatatttatatt from Plasmodium sp. gorilla clade G2 genome assembly, chromosome: 10 includes the following:
- a CDS encoding rhoGAP GTPase, putative produces the protein MLDSDAEVPQEVLAEYEKLLKRSYTENFDDLYKTDLLKVIGKDGYGSHIVLLIPCFIVASGADPEKTLRYAILTLDPIVKENYVLILCETHTNWLTDAVYAYAKQWYDTLPRKYKKNLKNLYLVHSGFLSKTLLTIVTPFISPKFWKKVEYIEKLEDLFLKLNIKASKYLKYFPYIVQRNEEVMLGGQPISPFGADLEILCQRFGKKYLQFKHIPSILIDFLTHLTKPEIINTKDLFNLQADAATLYGIIGDIEYGEPTTDFNNIPSLVCSFKLFLNTQKHGLLGKDAFSRLHYLKSTSASDKIIKLNLSKLYQKLTQGIKQCVLCLLHFFKTISEHASENNMTILTLSKIFAPTFFRSKTPNAIFTECISLANKCMQMIIQNPDILMNPEKYNEQSSESISSYESGSENNLTEDENKSDISKSDISKSDDSKSDVSKTDDSKSDDSKSDDSKSDENNSEECKDENNKINNQSDEDSNESYTSRESNSKTSSLEQSSEQTSEYSSSILSDKVIKKKISIKKSTSKKLSFDHSIKSEKSEDSKNSFLSEKTDEQDDSYEDSEKEEEEKKKENLKREPSNDD